Proteins found in one Panicum hallii strain FIL2 chromosome 4, PHallii_v3.1, whole genome shotgun sequence genomic segment:
- the LOC112888955 gene encoding uncharacterized protein LOC112888955 isoform X4 produces MMACSLDYFRLPMANHFKLSKYCPSGVCPSTSFSMVKKNKVGSADVVYREKYKTWTDDSTEFMLQWYVDYQKDKPATFRWKQHHHHLCVEALNARFGIGATRHQAYRQFRALKEKWNWISQALAKSGNGFDAASRKFNLPYSEKPPSKLGTLKYNYLTRPIKFFQLMEELFGESGQANGSLAIDQYTSDAEDDRSETETDDSFTVEHGENNSDTIARSNSPDLAFSSSLKHKNMKSPMKKLRKHKEKRANALENDKIASSIVMLANSVASTAPAPADPYANLWKRIEDIPFPPRDKVDIATFLSKPEQMYLRNYLNAASDQSFGSWVTDYLGA; encoded by the exons CATGGTTAAGAAAAACAAAGTTGGAAGTGCTGATGTTGTATATCGTGAGAAGTACAAAACATGGACTGATGACAGCACTGAGTTTATGCTTCAGTGGTATGTTGACTACCAAAAGGACAAACCTGCTACCTTTAGGTGGAAGCAACACCACCATCATCTGTGTGTAGAAGCTTTGAATGCCAGATTTGGAATAGGAGCTACCAGACATCAAGCTTATCGTCAGTTCAGGGCATTAAAGGAGAAGTGGAACTGGATAAGCCAAGCTTTGGCCAAGAGTGGCAATGGTTTTGATGCAGCGTCTCGCAAGTTCAATCTACCATATTCAGAGAAACCACCTTCCAAGCTTGGG ACTTTGAAATACAACTATCTTACTCGACCTATCAAATTCTTCCAGCTCATGGAAGAGCTATTTGGAGAATCTGGCCAAGCTAATGGATCCTTAGCTATTGACCAATACACTTCAGATGCAGAAGATGATAGATCTGAAACAGAGACTGATGATTCATTTACTGTTGAGCATGGTGAGAATAATTCTGACACTATTGCTCGTAGCAATTCACCTGATCTAGCCTTCAGTTCTAGTCTCAAGCACAAAAACATGAAATCGCCTATGAAGAAGCTTCGAAAGCACAAAGAAAAACGTGCCAACGCACTAGAGAATGATAAAATTGCATCAAGTATTGTCATGCTGGCCAATTCTGTTGCATCCACTGCCCCTGCACCTGCTGATCCTTATGCTAATCTTTGGAAGCGTATTGAGGATATACCTTTCCCACCACGGGATAAGGTTGATATTGCAACCTTTCTTTCCAAGCCGGAGCAGATGTACTTGCGCAACTACTTGAATGCTGCATCTGATCAGTCATTTGGATCCTGGGTAACTGATTACTTAGGTGCCTAG
- the LOC112888955 gene encoding uncharacterized protein LOC112888955 isoform X5, whose translation MFLKIVGQCHTHSSVAIAQWRSGWTVSSMVKKNKVGSADVVYREKYKTWTDDSTEFMLQWYVDYQKDKPATFRWKQHHHHLCVEALNARFGIGATRHQAYRQFRALKEKWNWISQALAKSGNGFDAASRKFNLPYSEKPPSKLGTLKYNYLTRPIKFFQLMEELFGESGQANGSLAIDQYTSDAEDDRSETETDDSFTVEHGENNSDTIARSNSPDLAFSSSLKHKNMKSPMKKLRKHKEKRANALENDKIASSIVMLANSVASTAPAPADPYANLWKRIEDIPFPPRDKVDIATFLSKPEQMYLRNYLNAASDQSFGSWVTDYLGA comes from the exons TTTTTGAAGATTGTTGGGCAATGTCACACACACTCCTCTGTAGCCATTGCACAGTGGAGATCTGGATGGACAGTTAGTAG CATGGTTAAGAAAAACAAAGTTGGAAGTGCTGATGTTGTATATCGTGAGAAGTACAAAACATGGACTGATGACAGCACTGAGTTTATGCTTCAGTGGTATGTTGACTACCAAAAGGACAAACCTGCTACCTTTAGGTGGAAGCAACACCACCATCATCTGTGTGTAGAAGCTTTGAATGCCAGATTTGGAATAGGAGCTACCAGACATCAAGCTTATCGTCAGTTCAGGGCATTAAAGGAGAAGTGGAACTGGATAAGCCAAGCTTTGGCCAAGAGTGGCAATGGTTTTGATGCAGCGTCTCGCAAGTTCAATCTACCATATTCAGAGAAACCACCTTCCAAGCTTGGG ACTTTGAAATACAACTATCTTACTCGACCTATCAAATTCTTCCAGCTCATGGAAGAGCTATTTGGAGAATCTGGCCAAGCTAATGGATCCTTAGCTATTGACCAATACACTTCAGATGCAGAAGATGATAGATCTGAAACAGAGACTGATGATTCATTTACTGTTGAGCATGGTGAGAATAATTCTGACACTATTGCTCGTAGCAATTCACCTGATCTAGCCTTCAGTTCTAGTCTCAAGCACAAAAACATGAAATCGCCTATGAAGAAGCTTCGAAAGCACAAAGAAAAACGTGCCAACGCACTAGAGAATGATAAAATTGCATCAAGTATTGTCATGCTGGCCAATTCTGTTGCATCCACTGCCCCTGCACCTGCTGATCCTTATGCTAATCTTTGGAAGCGTATTGAGGATATACCTTTCCCACCACGGGATAAGGTTGATATTGCAACCTTTCTTTCCAAGCCGGAGCAGATGTACTTGCGCAACTACTTGAATGCTGCATCTGATCAGTCATTTGGATCCTGGGTAACTGATTACTTAGGTGCCTAG